Part of the Olsenella profusa DSM 13989 genome, CCACCACGACATCGCTAAACCCCTGGTCGAGAAGGTCGCGCGCGTTGGTGACCTCGACACCCGTCTTGAACGTGGCGCCATAGGCCGAGCAGAGCTCCACGTCGTGGTCGATGGCCTCGTCAGAGATGCGGAAGCCCGGGATCGCATGGCGCACAATGCCACCGAGCTCACCGGTGCGCTCGAACACGATGACGTCGGCGCCCGCGCGCGAGAGGAACGATGCCGCGGCAAGGCCGGCGGGACCAGCGCCCACAACGGCAACCTTGCGGTCGGTCACGGTGCCACGCGGGGAGAGGGTGGGAAGCACCTCGGCCAGGCCCTTCTCGGCAGCCAGGAGCTTGAACTCGCGGATGTGCACGTGCTCCTCGTAGTAGTTGCGCATGCAGGAGTCGCCGCAGGTATGCGGGCAGATGGTGCCCGTCGTGAAGGGCAGGGCGTTGCGCTCGAGGATGATGCGGAGGGCGTCGGCATAGCGGCCCTCCCCACAGGCGCGCAGGTAGCCCGGGATGTCCTGCTCGATGGGGCAATCCTCGCGGCAGGGTGCCGTGAAGCAGTCGATGAGCGGCAGGTCGTGGCCCACGTGGCGCTCGGGCATGGGCTTGACGGGCTTACGGTAGCGGGGATTGGTGAGGGCGTCGTCCACGATGGCGGAAACCTTGGCGAGGTCAACGCGCGAGAACGGGGCGTCATCGATGCCGGAGAGAGACTCGTCAACCTGGACCAGGCGCTGGTAGCCACCCGGCTTGAGCAGCGTTGTCGCCATGGTGACCGGCCAGATGCCGGCGTCGACGAGCGCGCGGACGTTCAGCGCGTCCGCGCCGCCGGAGAAGGAGATGCGCAGGTGGCCCTCGAACTCGTCGGCGATGCGCTTGGCAAGCGAGATGGTGAGCGGGTAGAGCGAGCGGCCGGACATGTACATCTCGTCGCTGGGAAGCTCAAAGCGGGTGACGTCAACGGGGAAGGTGTTGGTGAGCTTGACGCCAAACTCCACGCCGCACTCGGCTGCCAGGGCGATAAGGCGCCGGAGCATGGGTACGGCATCTGCCCATTGCAGATCCTCGTTGAAGTGGTGCTCGTCGAAGACGATGTAATCGAAGCCCAGCGAGTCCAGGGTCTTGCGGGCATACTCGTAGCCCAGAAGCGTGGGGTTGCACTTGATGTAGGTGTTCAGGCCCTTCTCGGCGATGAGGTGCGTCGCGATGCGCTCGATCTCTGCGGGCGGGCAACCGTGAAGCGTGGACTCGGTAACCGAGCGGGACACATGCGGCGAGATGGAGTCGACAAAGGCGGCGTCAACGTTCTGGAAGCGATCGAGGTTGGCCTTGGCCCAGGCAATGGCCTCCTGGAAGACGGGGGTGTCTGAGGCATTCTTCATGCTGTCGATGTAGGTGTCGACCTTCTCGCCCTTGATGCCCTCAAGGTCGTAGCCAACCGACATGTTGAAGACAAAGCCATCCGGGCCGCCCAAGTCGAACTCGCGCGCGAGGAGCTTGCAGGCAACCCAGGCCTTGACGTACTCATCAAAGGCATCGGGTACGGTGAGCTCGGTGGACCACTCGCAGTTGTAGCCCTCATCGGCTGCGAGGATGCAGGGCTTGTTCACGCAGGCGGAAAGTTCGGCACCATCCATCTTCTGGATGGTCTTGAGCTCGAAGAAGCGGGCACCGGTAACGTAGGAGGCGATGATGTTCTGGGCAAGCTGGGTGTTGGGGCCCGCCGCCGGCCCAACGGGCGACTCGACCCTCTCGCCAAAGATGGGACGGGCATGACCGCCGAGCTTGGCAAGGCGAGACTCGCCAAAGACGGTTCCCTGGGCCTTCTTCTCGGTTAGGATCCAGTCCATGAGCTGGTCGAACGGAATGGGGCGCATGATGTCGCTCATTGCGATTCCTCTCCAGAAACGCATTTCCGTGGGGACGTGAGGCGCGCGCGGCGCCACGGGATCCGCGCACGTCATGGCAGTGGCGCCCGAAGGATGCCACTGCCGGAAAGACACCTAGTACTCGCAGCCGTTAAGCTCTCCCCAGAGCCTCTTTGCCTGGTCGAGCACGAAGGCGTCGATCCTTTCCTTGTCAATGTCTGTGAACGTATGGTCGCGGTAGACCACGCGGCCATTCGCGATGGTAGTACGGCAGTCGTGTCCCTCGACGCCAAAGAGGATGTGGCCATCGATGTTCTCCGCACCGATGGGCGTAGGCGCGGGGTAGTCGAACACGGCAACGTCCGCCGCGGCACCGGGCGCAAGCACGCCTAGGGGCTTGCCCTGCGGCTTGGTTGCAAAGTACACGTTCGCGGCCTCGGCATTGTTCTTGAAGAGCATGGTCATGGCCTCACCCCAGGCCACGTTGGGCAGCGCGGAGTTGAGGCGCTGCAGCGGCACGAAGGCCTTGAGGGACTGAAGCATGTCGTGGGTGTAGGCATCGGTTCCCATGGTCACGGTGATGCCGCGCTTGAAGAACTCGAGCACCGGCGCGGTGCCCACGGCGTTGTTGGCATTGGACTGCGGGTTGTTGACGATCTTGGTATGGGTCTCGGCACATACGTCCATGTCGGCCGGGGTGATGTGGATGCAGTGGCCGAGCATGGTCCTCTCGCCCAGGATGCCATGGTCAAGGAGACGGTGGATCGAGGTGCAGCCGTGCCTCTGGGCGGAGTCATAGACGTCATCCATGCCCTCGCACACGTGGATGTGGAAGCCGGTGAGGCCGTTGTTGGCCTCTGCCATACGGTCGAGCGTCTCGTCCGACAGTGTGAAGAGGGCGTGCCCGCCGAACATGGCGGCAATCATGTCAGAGTCCTGGTTGGCAGCCCAGCGGGCAAAGTCGGCGTTCTCTTGGATGGACTCGGCGAGCTTCTCCTTGCCATCACGGTCTGAGACCTCGTAGCACAGGCAGGCACGCATGCCCATCTCCTGCGCGACGTCCTTGATGGCAAAGAGGGACCCGGGGATCTGGCAGAAGCTCGCGTGGTGGTCAAAGATGGTGGTCACGCCATTGCGGAACGACTCCATCATGGTCACGTATGCGCAGGCGCGCGTGCCCTCAAGTGTGAGGTGGCGATCGATGTTCCACCACTGCTGCTCGAGGTTCTCGAGGAAGTTGGTGGGATTGCACCCCCTGATGGCGAGGCCGCGCGCCAGTCCGGAATAGATATGGGTGTGGCAGTTGATGAGACCGGGCATGATGAGGCCGCCATGGGCGTCAATGAACGCGGCCGTGGGATAGGCGGCGTCCATCTCCGCACGCGTGCCAACGGCCACGATCTTGTCGCGGTCGATGACAACGGCACCGTCCTCGACGAAGGGCTTCTCGGGATCCCTGGTTACGACCCGACCGTTTCCAACAAGTAGCATAGGGCCTCTCCTCCTTGCCACATGCCGCAGATCAGCTACGGCCCAACCTGTGTTCGCCGCGGCCCTCTCATGCCGTGACGGCCGGGCGTTACGCGAACGCGACTGCACCACATGGGCACCCGACTACCCAGTTGCAAATGAAGCGCAGGTACAGGGCATTCCCCCCATGACCTCTCCCTGTGAATCACCCATCTGGCGATTCCTCGCACATCTTGTAATAGAACCTGACAAACATTTTGCTTCAAAATTGCGTCTACCGCATCGCGGTCTGTAAAACATCGGCGTACGGTCGATTGCCGGTGTGGGCGGTAACGTTATATTTTTCGATGTACAACGTTGGCTCAAAGCGTCCATCGCAAGACACGTTGCTTGGCTGAATCCAATTTCTAACTGGATTTGTTCTCGGCAATACGAAGACGGCATTGGCACCGTCAAGCGGCGGTGCCAATGCCGCCCATCCTATCACGTGCGTCTTCCTCTTAGGTCTTTGTCAGATAATGACTCGCCCTTACATTTCGTTAGGATTTAGGTGCTAGTATGTGCTAGATGCTGACCTCCCCGTCCGTGCGTGACCGTACCTCACGGCTTGATTCGACACGCCGAAAGGGTGTGCGGCCGATGGACGAGACTCGTCATGGAGGGATCAAGGACATATGAAGAAGTCAGAGGTCGAGTTCCTCTCTCGCCTTGCAAGGGGCATCGCTGCGCAGTTTGGAAGCAACTGCGAGGTTGTCGTCCACGACCTTGAGGCCAAAGACCCTGACAGCACCATCGTGGCAATAGAGAATGGCCAGGTCTCGGGCAGAAAGCTCGGCGACGGCCCATCGAACGTGGTCCTCAAGGCCCTGAGCTCCGACCCCGATAGGCTCCAGGATCGCTTTGCCTACCACACACGTACCGAGGACGGACGCGAACTGCGGTCGAGCACGGTGTTCTTTCGCGATGAGACCGGCAAGCCGGTGGCCATCTTCGCCATCAACTATGACTCCACGCCCATCATGGCGCTCCAGAACATGCTCAAGGACTTCACCTCGCTTGCCAGTACTGCCTCGGACGAGCCAGACGTAATCCCCCACAACGTGAACGACCTTCTCGATGAGCTCATCGACCAGAGCGTGCGCGTGGTGGGCAAGCCCGTGGCACTCATGACCAGAGATGACAAGGTCAAGGCAATAGGCTTTCTCAACGATTCCGGCGCTTTTCTCATTACCAAGGCCGGGCAGAAGGTCTGCAACTGCTTTGGCATCTCAAAGTACACGCTGTACAGCTACATGGACGAGGCCAAGTCACACGAGAAGGAGTAGACGCATGCGTGCGCAGCGCCGCACCGATGACGAGGCGACGGAGCTCACAGCACGGCTCATGGGTATGGAGAGCACGGATCCCGGAGCCCTTGAGGGCACCGTCGAGCAGTTTGTTCGCTCATGACTGAAGGGGCGTCGCAAGCAGGCGGTCAGCCTTGCCGGTACCATACGCATCGAGGAGCTCGAGGCGCCACCTGATCGCCGTCGCGTTCGAGCGGTGGTCCCCGCCGCCGGGCCTAGCGATGTCGCATCTGCGCCAGCGGACCTCACGCTTCTCTGTCACATGGACACCGTCCGCGTTGGTGCAGGCTGGCGCGATGGCACGCCGGCCCTCTCGCCCACCCTGCGCGACGGCGAGCTCGTTGGCCGTGGCTCGTGCGACATGAAGGGT contains:
- a CDS encoding helix-turn-helix transcriptional regulator, which produces MKKSEVEFLSRLARGIAAQFGSNCEVVVHDLEAKDPDSTIVAIENGQVSGRKLGDGPSNVVLKALSSDPDRLQDRFAYHTRTEDGRELRSSTVFFRDETGKPVAIFAINYDSTPIMALQNMLKDFTSLASTASDEPDVIPHNVNDLLDELIDQSVRVVGKPVALMTRDDKVKAIGFLNDSGAFLITKAGQKVCNCFGISKYTLYSYMDEAKSHEKE
- a CDS encoding M20/M25/M40 family metallo-hydrolase, with the protein product MDTVRVGAGWRDGTPALSPTLRDGELVGRGSCDMKGGLACALLAFTDALAEVDTQPTL
- the ygfK gene encoding putative selenate reductase subunit YgfK, with amino-acid sequence MSDIMRPIPFDQLMDWILTEKKAQGTVFGESRLAKLGGHARPIFGERVESPVGPAAGPNTQLAQNIIASYVTGARFFELKTIQKMDGAELSACVNKPCILAADEGYNCEWSTELTVPDAFDEYVKAWVACKLLAREFDLGGPDGFVFNMSVGYDLEGIKGEKVDTYIDSMKNASDTPVFQEAIAWAKANLDRFQNVDAAFVDSISPHVSRSVTESTLHGCPPAEIERIATHLIAEKGLNTYIKCNPTLLGYEYARKTLDSLGFDYIVFDEHHFNEDLQWADAVPMLRRLIALAAECGVEFGVKLTNTFPVDVTRFELPSDEMYMSGRSLYPLTISLAKRIADEFEGHLRISFSGGADALNVRALVDAGIWPVTMATTLLKPGGYQRLVQVDESLSGIDDAPFSRVDLAKVSAIVDDALTNPRYRKPVKPMPERHVGHDLPLIDCFTAPCREDCPIEQDIPGYLRACGEGRYADALRIILERNALPFTTGTICPHTCGDSCMRNYYEEHVHIREFKLLAAEKGLAEVLPTLSPRGTVTDRKVAVVGAGPAGLAAASFLSRAGADVIVFERTGELGGIVRHAIPGFRISDEAIDHDVELCSAYGATFKTGVEVTNARDLLDQGFSDVVVAIGAWASGRPALRSGEALDAIDFLRDFRDDPAQCRLGTDVVVIGGGNTAMDVARAAKRVPGVEHLRLVYRRTRRYMPADEEELVMALEDGVELMELLSPGDLANGVLTCEVMRLGAPDASGRRAPEPTGETVSVPATAVITAVGERIEQGLYLATGCDLDGKGRPVVSDSLETSVPHVFAVGDARRGPATVVKAIADAMTVTRAISGASFDGMGESNVDLSYESSLVSRGSLEADVQSLAHTRCLGCVTVCETCCEVCPNRANVAVRVPGMRERQIVHVDGMCNECGNCAVFCPYSEGRPYKDKLTLFWSREDFDDSTNEGFLPAEGGMLVRVDADEGTFDVDDLSCGLPESVRKTIVAVRNTYSYLLS
- the ssnA gene encoding putative aminohydrolase SsnA, translating into MLLVGNGRVVTRDPEKPFVEDGAVVIDRDKIVAVGTRAEMDAAYPTAAFIDAHGGLIMPGLINCHTHIYSGLARGLAIRGCNPTNFLENLEQQWWNIDRHLTLEGTRACAYVTMMESFRNGVTTIFDHHASFCQIPGSLFAIKDVAQEMGMRACLCYEVSDRDGKEKLAESIQENADFARWAANQDSDMIAAMFGGHALFTLSDETLDRMAEANNGLTGFHIHVCEGMDDVYDSAQRHGCTSIHRLLDHGILGERTMLGHCIHITPADMDVCAETHTKIVNNPQSNANNAVGTAPVLEFFKRGITVTMGTDAYTHDMLQSLKAFVPLQRLNSALPNVAWGEAMTMLFKNNAEAANVYFATKPQGKPLGVLAPGAAADVAVFDYPAPTPIGAENIDGHILFGVEGHDCRTTIANGRVVYRDHTFTDIDKERIDAFVLDQAKRLWGELNGCEY